GTATCGTCACTGTTGAGTTGTTTCGAACACATGCTCGACCGGCTGTAACCCGTTTGAACAGCAACGCAACCGCTCGACACGCCAGTGTGTCGTCGCTGCTGAATTGCTTTCGCACAGGTTTGACGCGGTTCACTTATTATGCTCGACCTTGAGCCTCAAACATGCACTTGTACATATTTTGGTCTATTAGACATGAATGTaacttatttttttgatttgcaattcatttttaCTCTGGGCACCATAATTGCTCTCTTTGAACCTTATATGCCCAGGTGTATTTACTATATAATCCGACCAACAAATTTGTTCTATTTGAACTCTTTCGTGGTCAGACACTAATTTGCAGTTTCACTGTAGAGCATTTTGCATAACTTTTCTTTCGGGTacatttgaaataataatcttgttactttgttttactttttacttgtagaatttatttatgtaatgTATATATTGTGGCACTTATTTGTGTGTGTACACTTTGGCATTTGATTGTGTGTATAAGggcttgtgtttttttttatatacattttggcATCTCAATTCTCACTCTACTCACTTGCAAATAATTACACTGCAGAGGAGCTGCATTGGTTCGGATTCCGACTGCGCCagttatattatattgtaGGTGGAGTGTCCCGGGTGATGCTTCTGCAAACTTCCAGAATTGTCCAAGTTCCCAAgaataaatgtgttttttttttggaaagaaTGACAAAGGCTCTTTATTCGACAATGGGTAGcttaaaactgattttatGTCTAACTTAAAAGAATCCAAGTGGCCCGCTGGTGATCGCCGATCTGCTGACCCAGCAGATTTGGGGAGAGTTTCCGTTTGCTGAGTTGTCGTCTGAAGCGGCTTGTACTCTTGCACAAGAGTACGACGAACTATGTTGCAGAAATTGGGGGTGGAGGCGGCTCGTGAATGTGGGTGCTGACGCTAACAGTTTGCTCGTGGAGGCTTAGGGGGCGGGGAAGAGGATGTGGGTATAGCTGATGTGGTAACTCGCGCCAATCGCAGTTGGCCCAAGCGCAGTTGGCGTCAACAGTGGAGCGTCGGGGCGGACGCCATTTTGGAGCGGCCAGGCAATACCCACATCTAACGGAGAGGCCTTACATAACGGGGTCGGGTCGGTGCCATACAACGGTGACGGTGCGAGCGGTGCGGCCTGCACGCTGCCGCCATCTTCGAGTGGGCCGCCATTGCTAACGACTAGCAACTATTTTGTGGAGCCACTGTGTGCAACAGGCACTGCGCAGCCAGCGCATGGACTCGTGCTACCGGGCGTGAGCATCCACAATGCGGCAACAGCATCGCCACTTGTCGGATCCTACGCCGCGACGACGCCGAGTGGAATCCAGGGAGCATATGGGCCAAGGAAGCTTCCGGACTTGCCTATATTTGGAGGGCAGCCCGAGGAGTGGCCGATCTTCAGCTGTGCGTTCGTGGAGACGACCCGAGCGTACAACTGCACGGACCTGGAGAACAACCAGAGGTTGTTGAAGGCGCTGAAGGATGAAGCGCGCGAGGCAGTGAAGGCGCTATTGATTCATCCAGGGAATGTCAGCGCCGTGATGGAGCAGCTGCGCTTTAGGTTCGGCCGACCGGAGCAGCTTATACGCAGCCAGCTCAACAACGTGCGAGAGGTGCAGCCAATTTCGGAGCAGTCAGCGAAAGCGGAGCAACACCTGGGGAACCCAACCCTCATGGAGGAGCTTGTGGCCAAGCTGCCAACGAGCAAGCGAGTGGACTGGGCCAGGCATGCTGCAACGATTGCGCCCTTTCCCACTGTAGTCCACTTCAGCGCGTGGCTACAGGAGTACGCAAACGTGGTGTGCACGGTTTTGGACGTCGAGGGAAAGGAGCCGAGGCGTCGACTTCTACATGCGAGCGTCGACCATAATGAATGCGATCAACAGGATGATCGGCATGGAGGTTGTTCCATCTGTGGAGGACAGCATGGAATATTGAACTGCAGAAAATTTATTGCAGCTTCGCCACAGGAAAGGTGGAGCAATGTGAAGAGGCATCGGCTCTGCTTCAATTGCCTGCGAAGCGGGCACACGGCTAGATCCTGCTATACGCAAGGTGAGTGCCAGATTAATGGATGCCGAAGGGAGCATCACCGCCTGCTACATGGTGCGGACGAGGAGCGAAGGCCGCTGCAGCGAGGTGGCTTCAGACGCCACGAAGGGAACCAGCAGCCAACAGTTTCCAGACGCAGCCCGGCAAGGAGGCCTTCGCTACGAGATGGTCACAGGGACCAGGAGAGGAACCGGCAACCAGCCGTTCCCAGCAACAGCCTGGAGAGAGGAGCCCCGCGTGAAGCGGGAGCGCCCATGCAGAGGAATTTGAGCTGCGTTGACGCCGAAGGAGGCCGTCTACTGTTCCGTATACTGCCGGTTACGCTGTACGGAGCGGGGCGAAAGGTGGATACGTATGCGCTCCTAGATGAGGGATCCTCCGTCACGATGATCGATGACGAACTACGAAGGGATCTTGGAGTGCAAGGAGAGCGTCGGCAGCTAAATATCCAATGGTTTGGAGGTAAGGCAACCAGAGAGCCTACCAACGTGGTGAGTCTGAAGATAAGTGGAGTTGGAAAGCCCACTCGCCATGTATTGAGAAACGTTTATGCCGTTTCGAGTTTGAGTTTGCCGATGCAGACATTGAGCCGACGAGATGTTCAGGGCGTGCACAGGGATGCGCGTCTGCCGATGAAGCCTTACAGCAACGTGGTGCCGAAGCTGCTCATCGGCCTGGATCACGGACATCTGGGGTTGCCACTTAGGACGAGGCGGTTCGCTCGAGAGGGACCGTATGTGGCCGCAACCGAgctgggctgggttgtgttTGGGCCTGTAAGTGGGCAACCGACCACGCCGTCACCGAAGTTCTGCCTACTTGCCGTGTCAGTGGATGACGCGATGGAGAAGATGGTGGAGGAATATTTCGACATGGAGAACTTTGGAGTGAAGACCGCGCCGCCGGTCGCAGCCAGCGACGATGTTCGGGCCCAAAGGATACTCGAAGACACCACGGTGAAAGTGGGGCGCCGCTACCAGACGGGATTACTCTGGAAGGACGACCACGTTGTGCTGCCACCGAGCTATGAGATGGCGTACAGGAGGCTGGTCAACGTCGAGAAGAAGATGAAGCGCAACAAGCCGTTGGCGCAGGAATACGATCGGATCATAAAGGATTACGTGTCTAAAGGATACGCGAGGAGGTTGCAGCCGGAGGAGGTCGCGGTAAGGAGCGATCGCCTATGGTATTTGCCACATTTTGGTGTCGAAAACCCAAACAAGCCCGGCAAGGTACGGCTTGTGTTTGATGCTGCAGCCAAAGTTGGAGGAACCTCGCTAAACTCGGAGCTGGACAAAGGGCCTCAGCACTATAAGCCTTTGCCAGCTGTGCTCTTTCATTTCAGAGAGGGAGCCGTCGGAGTCTGCGGTGACATCAAGGAGATGTTCCACCAAGTGCTGATCCGACCCGAGGATAGATGTTCCTAACGATTCCTCTGGAGAGATGGCGACGACGAGAGAGATCCGGATGTCTATGAGATGAACGTAATGACGTTTGGAGCAGCCTGCTCGCCGAGCGCTGCGCATTACGTGAAGACTATGAATGCCCTGAAGTATCGGGATTCGGATCCGAGAGCGGTCAAGGCCATCACCGACTACCATTATGTCGATGACTATGTGGACAGTTTCGCTACAGAGAGCGAGGCTATCAGCGTATCTACCCGAGTGAAGGAGA
This Drosophila simulans strain w501 chromosome X, Prin_Dsim_3.1, whole genome shotgun sequence DNA region includes the following protein-coding sequences:
- the LOC123327342 gene encoding uncharacterized protein LOC123327342; amino-acid sequence: MLQKLGVEAAREFGPSAVGVNSGASGRTPFWSGQAIPTSNGEALHNGVGSVPYNGDGASGAACTLPPSSSGPPLLTTSNYFVEPLCATGTAQPAHGLVLPGVSIHNAATASPLVGSYAATTPSGIQGAYGPRKLPDLPIFGGQPEEWPIFSCAFVETTRAYNCTDLENNQRLLKALKDEAREAVKALLIHPGNVSAVMEQLRFRFGRPEQLIRSQLNNVREVQPISEQSAKAEQHLGNPTLMEELVAKLPTSKRVDWARHAATIAPFPTVVHFSAWLQEYANVVCTVLDVEGKEPRRRLLHASVDHNECDQQDDRHGGCSICGGQHGILNCRKFIAASPQERWSNVKRHRLCFNCLRSGHTARSCYTQGECQINGCRREHHRLLHGADEERRPLQRGGFRRHEGNQQPTVSRRSPARRPSLRDGHRDQERNRQPAVPSNSLERGAPREAGAPMQRNLSCVDAEGGRLLFRILPVTLYGAGRKVDTYALLDEGSSVTMIDDELRRDLGVQGERRQLNIQWFGGKATREPTNVVSLKISGVGKPTRHVLRNVYAVSSLSLPMQTLSRRDVQGVHRDARLPMKPYSNVVPKLLIGLDHGHLGLPLRTRRFAREGPYVAATELGWVVFGPVSGQPTTPSPKFCLLAVSVDDAMEKMVEEYFDMENFGVKTAPPVAASDDVRAQRILEDTTVKVGRRYQTGLLWKDDHVVLPPSYEMAYRRLVNVEKKMKRNKPLAQEYDRIIKDYVSKGYARRLQPEEVAVRSDRLWYLPHFGVENPNKPGKVRLVFDAAAKVGGTSLNSELDKGPQHYKPLPAVLFHFREGAVGVCGDIKEMFHQVLIRPEDRCS